AGTAGCTACAAACTGCTCTTTGCCCTCTTTGGTATGAGTAACTACATTGTGGCTGATAGCAACTACCTGCACTCCATTGGTAATGATAAAGTCATCCATTAAACCTTCCAGCTTACCTACTGCTCCTTCTGGAGATGGTCCAATGGCAGAAAAAGACTCTATTTTGTCCAGTATAAAATTTATTCTTTTGATAGCTCTAATGTTTAGTGATAAAATAAGTAAGTAAATAGCCCTACATTGTGATGTAATGCCAGACAACAAGTATTATAAAAGTAATAATTATAAATAAGGTGATAAAGTGTTTTTGTCAAAATCTCTACTTTTTTTTCAAAAAAAACAAACCACCTCTGTTTGAAGCTAAAAATAGTAATAGTATGTATGTACATCTTTATACATGAGCTCATTCTGCACTACCTGAGCAAGTGAAACTGTTGCGTGTTTTACTTACTGTCAATATGTTGATAATCAGTATTTTATTTTAGTTTTTGCGGAAACAAGTAAGCTTGAAAAACGCTTGCGTGGGTAGATATACTTATCGTTTTTTGAGTATCTACGGGCAAACAAAGGAAACATGGGGGGCGTTCCAAATGATATGAGCAGACACCAATTTAACCAATTTTTAGACACTATGAAAGTAAAAAACATCACACGTTACGCACTTACTGAGAATATTTTGCCTGATATAATCATACAAAGAACCTTGGGGCAGTTACCACCTGAATTAAAACAGCTATACCTTGACAAAAAAAATGAAGGGTTAAAAGTGGGGGTTGGTTTAGACATGCAAATAGGTTTTTACCTGATATTATATACCAGTACTTTTCAAGTAGAATTGCTTTGGTGGGAAAATCAAGTAGGCAAAGTGGCCGTTGCATAAATATAAATTCTCACTTTTTTTGACTGACACACAATGAATCATAATATTTGCTTTTATACCACACCAGGTAGTAACTTTGGTAGGCAACTCTGGCTTACACCCCTTTTTTATTTTGCTTATTCTAAATAAAGCTTCTTTGCTTGCTCTCTGGTGTTTTTCCCCTCCCTGTGACTTACATAATACTGCACGTTTTTTGAGATTCCCTTCCTACAAATTAGCGTAACTTTTAAATTTATGCCGTTTAGTTACTTGCTTGCCTGCCAGTTCAGTGTAACCCGCTGACACAAAAAAATGGCATTTTTCAACTCTGACGGCAAAGCTTTAAACAGGCGCTTACCAACGATAATTTCAAACTATTACTTATAAAAACAAATCTTATGGCCTCTGAAATCGCTAAAGATACTTTGTGTGTGCATACTGGCACATACCACGACCAAGCACAACCTGGTATTAACTCTCCTATATATACTTCCAGTTCGTTTGAGTATCTGGATACGGATGCTCGTACTTACCCACGCTATTTTAACACGCCTAATCAAGAAAGTGTTGTAAAAAAACTCGCCGCGTTGGAATCGGGTGAAGATGGGATCATATTTGGTTCTGGAATGGCAGCCATTAGTACTACATTGCTGGCTTTGCTCAAAAAAGAAGACCACGTATTATTTCAAGCCGACTTGTATGGGGGTACTCAGCGCTTTATAACCACTGATTTTCCTCGTTTTGGCATTGAATACTCTTTTGGCGACGCCACCAACATAGAAATGTTTGAGGAAGCCATTCAGTTCAATACCAAACTTATTTATATAGAAACCCCTTCCAACCCTTTGTTACGCCTTACTGACATAGAAAAAATAGTGGCTTTGGCCAAGCAATACGGGGTACTTACAATGATTGACAATACTTTTGCCAGCCCTATCAACCAAAACCCTATTCCTATGGGCATCGACCTGGTCATGCATAGCGGTACTAAGTATTTGGGGGGGCATAGCGACTTGAGCTGTGGGGCTATTATTGGCTCTAAAGGTTTAGTGGCACAAATTAAGTCAACTGCTACTCATTTTGGGGGGAATCTCAATGCGCAGACCTGCTATTTGCTTGAGCGTAGCCTTAAAACACTTGCCTTGAGAGTGCGCCAGCAAACTTACAATGCTCAAAAGCTGGCAGAGTTTATGGAAAAACACCCTAAGGTAAAAAAAGTACACTATCCTGGGCTTGAGAGCCACCCTCAACACGATATAGCCAAGCGTCAAATGGAAGGCTATGGGGCAATGCTGGCAGTAGAGTTGCACGGCAACGCAGACGAAACCCGTCAGTTTTTGCGCAAGCTGAAAATAGTCACGCCAGCAATGAGCCTGGGAGGTGTAGAAACTTCCATTTGTGAACCAGCCACTACATCGCACGCCAAAATTTCGGCAGAACAACGGCAAAACCTGGGCATAAGCGATTCATTGTTGAGAATATCGGTAGGCATAGAGGCGACTGAAGATTTGATTGCAGACTTTGAACAAGCCCTGCCATAAAAATATAACGGTAAAACTATCAAGCATGGGCAAGTTTTGGATTACCTGTTGCCTTGTAGTTTTACCATTAAGTACTTGCTTAAAGCTACTATTTCAAGTTGTGTCTAGCAGCTTTGAAACAGGTGAAACTCTTATCGTAGACCTATTTTGTTGCGCAAAGAAGTTTTCAAACTTCTGTATATTCAAGCTTTTAAGTCTCCTGCGGAAGGCTTAAAAAAGGGTAGAAAGTTCTCGAAGGCAACTTAAGCCCAAAATCCTGTACAACAATCGTTTTTTCAAGCCTTGGGTGAGCATTGCTCAGGTCGCCCTGCGGTAAGACCTTCGCGGGAGGTAGGGCAACCTGCCAGGTTCTCGAAGGCAACTTAAGCCCAAAATCCTGCACAACAATCGTTTTTTCAAGTCTTGGGTGGGCATTGTTCAGGTCACCCTGCGGTAAGACCTTCGCGGGAGGTAGAACGGTAAAACTATAAAGTGTGGGCAAGTTTTGGACTACCCGTTGCCTTGTAGTTTTACCATTAAGTACTTGGTAATAAATAATATCACCCTCCACAATAGCAGGATGGAACTGTATATTATGACTCCCACTTCAGGCTATCCATCAATCGTTTGCGAATGACTTGACGAATGATGGATAAAGGGTGAAAAGGGTAAAGGTGATCAAATACTTCTTTTTCCGACACGTTCATAGGCAAGCCTTGCCGATTGGTATGGTCGTAGGGGTCACGAAAATAATGTTTCATAAACTCTTCGGAATTTGTCATCTCGGCTATGTCCATCAATGGGCGCATCAATAGGTTGTCTCGCAACCCCTTGGTGCCTTGTTCAAACATCTTGATTGATATTTGATAAAGTATATTATCTTTAAAATTAGGGATGTTTAAAAAATATATATAATCTACGCCCTGAGCACTGTCAGGCTTGGGTATTTTCGAAATAGACTCAAAGCCTTCTACTCCATTTATATTACTGAAATGTTCACATAATACTACCCCTCCTCCAAAGTCTATGTATTGTTTGGTGAGCCATTGACGGTACACAGGCAGGGTAGTTTGCCCATGTTTTAGTTTGTTTTGCACTTGTATGGCTGTGGCGTGAAAATACCCTCCGGTTTGCTTACAAACCAATACCAACTCTCCTTCTTTTTGTTCTTGCTGCCAGCCCATATCGTCAAACAATAGTTTTGCTACTTTGCCTGTCCCTACTGGGTATTCAAGTGTAAAGTTGGTCATTTGACGTATATTTTCTTCGTCAAACATGCGCTCAAACATTTCTTTTACAAACGTAGTGATTCTTTGACGATTTGTTTCGCTCAACGGAAACAGGTCAAACAAAGGGTTAGGAGGAGCTACCGGGTTGGTTTTACTTTTTTTACTAAAAAATTTTTTTAACATTATTTCTATTCCTGGGGTAAATTGTATTTGAAGTAGCTCAATATACAACTTATATTATTGAATGATAATCGGTCATCTTACAAAAGGCTTTATTTTTCACCAATTCAGCAGTAGTAAGTCTGTGGGTATCAGTGCATATGGGTGCAATTGGCTATAAGCTACTCATAACAAACCCATTACATATAGCAATTAGGGTATGTTTTAATTATGACCTGGTACTTATTCTTGCCGTCATTAGGCCTGTTTTTGTTTTGAGGGAGCCCCTAAGTTACGTTGTTACTCAAAACACCCCTTTTTACTTGTACCTCAAAAACAAGTTTGTTTCGGTAATTATTTATTGTTTGGTG
This window of the Microscilla marina ATCC 23134 genome carries:
- a CDS encoding trans-sulfuration enzyme family protein, yielding MASEIAKDTLCVHTGTYHDQAQPGINSPIYTSSSFEYLDTDARTYPRYFNTPNQESVVKKLAALESGEDGIIFGSGMAAISTTLLALLKKEDHVLFQADLYGGTQRFITTDFPRFGIEYSFGDATNIEMFEEAIQFNTKLIYIETPSNPLLRLTDIEKIVALAKQYGVLTMIDNTFASPINQNPIPMGIDLVMHSGTKYLGGHSDLSCGAIIGSKGLVAQIKSTATHFGGNLNAQTCYLLERSLKTLALRVRQQTYNAQKLAEFMEKHPKVKKVHYPGLESHPQHDIAKRQMEGYGAMLAVELHGNADETRQFLRKLKIVTPAMSLGGVETSICEPATTSHAKISAEQRQNLGISDSLLRISVGIEATEDLIADFEQALP